The sequence CTCCATGAAGATGAGAACCGAACATGACTCTATGGGCGAGATAGCCGTACCTGCTGACGCCCTATACGGCGCACAAACCCAAAGAGCCATTAATAATTTTCCTATTTCCGGTCAGCCTTTACCTGCTGCTTTTATTAGTGCCGTTGCCAAACTAAAAGCCGCCTGTGCTTATGCAAATGGCGAGCTTAAACGACTCGAACCAGATACCAGCGCGGCCATTATCGCCGCTGCCGATACCGTGATTGCCGGCCAGCATCCGGATGCCTTTCCTATCGATGTTTATCAAACCGGCTCTGGCACCAGTACCAATATGAACGTCAATGAAGTGTTGGCCCATTTGGCGGCGGCGCAACTAGGCAAGCCAGTCAGCGCCAATGATGATGTGAATATGGGCCAAAGCTCCAATGATGTGATCCCCTCGGCTCTGCACCTTAGCGCCGCCTTGGCGTTATCTCGCCAGCTGATGCCGGCGCTGCTGGAGCTGGAGCAAGCCATGCTCAGCAAAGGCGAGCAATTAAAAAACCAAGTCAAAACTGGCCGCACCCACTTAATGGACGCCATGCCACTGCGCTTTGATCAAGAGCTCGGCGGTTGGGCCACCCAAGTGCGCTATGCAGGTGACCGTTTAGACGGCTTGCAGAGCCGACTACAACAACTGGCGCTGGGAGCTACCGCCATTGGTACCGGCATTAATGCGGATCCCCGCCAAGCCCAACTGGCATGTAACTATCTTAATAAACGCACCGGGTTAAATTTTTGCCCCTCCGAGGATTATTTTTACAGCTTAAGCAGCCAAGATACGGCTGTTGAGCTCTCTGGCCAGCTAAAAACCTTGGCCGTAGCCTTAATGAAGATTGCCAATGATTTGCGCTGGATGAACTCAGGCCCGCTCACCGGCATTGCAGAAATTCAGCTGCCCGCGCTGCAACCCGGCTCTTCCATTATGCCGGGCAAAGTAAATCCAGTGATCCCAGAAGCCGTGGCCATGGTGGCCGCACAAGTTATAGGGCTAGATACCGCCAATACCATCGCCGGCCAGTCGGGAAATTTTCAGCTTAATGTGATGCTGCCTTTGGTGGCCAACAACCTGCTGCACATGCTAGCGCTACTCAGTAACAGCGCGCCTTTATTGGCAACCGCTATCAGCGGTTTTACCGTTAACCAAGCGCACATTGATGAGAACTTGGCCAAGAACCCCATTTTAGTTACCGCGCTTAATCCGGTGATCGGCTACGAAAAAGCAGCCAAAATCGCCAAACAGGCTTATAAAGAACAAAGACCGATTTTAGATGTGGCTCAAGAGCACACCGATCTGTCTGAAGACGAACTGCGAAAATTACTCAACCCCATGACGTTAACACGTTGAAGTAGATACTCAGTTGGACGTCAAGATTTCGCGTTAGCTCTGCGCGCTGTTGTTATGCGCCCTTATTCCGTTTTCCGAGCGTAGCGCGGCAATCCATGCTACAACGGCGCGGTACATCACTATGGATTGCCGCGTCGTTACACTCCTCGCAACGACCAAGGTTAGAGCTTGGCTCTGGCCTTTGTAGATGCTCTTTTGGACGTCATGGTTTCGCGTTAGCTCTGCGCTCTGTTGTTATGCGCCCTTATTCCGTTTTCCGAGCGTAGCGCGGCAATCCATGCTACAACGGCGCGGTACATAACCATGGATTGCCGCGTCGTTACACTCCTCGCAACGACCAAGGTTAGAGCTTGGCTCTGGACTTTTGTAGGGTCGGCTTATTTTAATAAAGAGTATTCGACCAAGCACAGCGCATTGCCTAAAGCGGTCCAATAAATTGGCCCCTAGGAAAAAACAAAAAAGGATGCCGAGGCATCCTTTATAGGTATTAGCTTATGCAGCTATCTAAGACGAGAGTAGTGTCTCGCTTGGTGCTATAAGCTTGGCGCTCGGCGCTGCACTTACAGAATAATATCCTTCA comes from Oceanisphaera profunda and encodes:
- a CDS encoding class II fumarate hydratase, with the protein product MKMRTEHDSMGEIAVPADALYGAQTQRAINNFPISGQPLPAAFISAVAKLKAACAYANGELKRLEPDTSAAIIAAADTVIAGQHPDAFPIDVYQTGSGTSTNMNVNEVLAHLAAAQLGKPVSANDDVNMGQSSNDVIPSALHLSAALALSRQLMPALLELEQAMLSKGEQLKNQVKTGRTHLMDAMPLRFDQELGGWATQVRYAGDRLDGLQSRLQQLALGATAIGTGINADPRQAQLACNYLNKRTGLNFCPSEDYFYSLSSQDTAVELSGQLKTLAVALMKIANDLRWMNSGPLTGIAEIQLPALQPGSSIMPGKVNPVIPEAVAMVAAQVIGLDTANTIAGQSGNFQLNVMLPLVANNLLHMLALLSNSAPLLATAISGFTVNQAHIDENLAKNPILVTALNPVIGYEKAAKIAKQAYKEQRPILDVAQEHTDLSEDELRKLLNPMTLTR